DNA sequence from the Myxococcus guangdongensis genome:
TCGCTCATCCTGGCGGGCCTGCGCGCCGAGGGACGCACGGACGTCAGCCGCGTCTACCACCTGGACCGAGGCTACGAGCGGCTGGAGCGCAAGCTGCGCGCCCTGGGCGCGGACATCCGCCGGGTCAAGGCGAAGGCCTGAGGAGCACGGGGCCTTTCGACCCCAGACGGCGCGTTGCCAACAGAAGCGGCAACCTGGGTTGCATCCCAAAATTCGCGCGACCTATCATTCTCTGACCACTGGGGACGTGCGTCCCCCATTGCAGGAGAATGAACCGTCCCATGGATTGCCCCAGCTGCAACGTCGAGATGGCCGATCTCGTGGGGGATGACCAGACGTTGCGAAAGTGTGGAGACTGCGGCGGGCTGTGGATCGACGTCGCGGACCTGAACCGGGTCCTGCTCCACAACAACCTCCAAGGGCTGGAGCATCAGGGCGGCAAGGTGGACGCGGAGGCGTTGACCGGCCAGTGCCCCGAGTGCCATGTCGACCTCGTCCGAGTGGACGGCGGCGACCGCCAGCACCCGCTCCACTACGACACCTGTGAGTCCTGTGGCGGCATCTTCCTGGAGTCGGAGTTCCAGGACGCCACCGACGTGAAGGTCGCGGAGAAGGAGATCATCGACTTCTTCCGCCGCTTCAGCGCCAAGAAGAAGGTGGCCGCCCTCTAGTCGGGCGGCGCGCCGGACGGACGGCTGGACCTAGGGTTGGCCGCGGAAGGCGCGGCCCCACTCCTCGGCGAGGGCCCCCTCGGGCTCCAGGGTGGCGCCCGCTTCGTCCGAGCCGCCCTTCTGCAGCTTCAGCGTCACCTTGCCCCGCTTGGGCACCTCCAGCGTGAGTCGGGAACCGGACAGGGCATACGTGCCCGTCACGGCGCTGGGCTCGCCGCCCTCCAGCGGCTCGTGCGCGAAGCGGTAGGTCCCATCCACGTAGAGGGAGAGGAAGCGGTCCGGCGCCCCGTCCAGGCCGCTGAACCACGTG
Encoded proteins:
- a CDS encoding zf-TFIIB domain-containing protein, translated to MDCPSCNVEMADLVGDDQTLRKCGDCGGLWIDVADLNRVLLHNNLQGLEHQGGKVDAEALTGQCPECHVDLVRVDGGDRQHPLHYDTCESCGGIFLESEFQDATDVKVAEKEIIDFFRRFSAKKKVAAL